The Sphaerospermopsis torques-reginae ITEP-024 genome has a window encoding:
- a CDS encoding peptidylprolyl isomerase — translation MRLKFSQFLVLLLIIGGLMLTGCSADQVASSTSPNSTATSKATETSAIPRLEGKATVVMTVKGSPITIEVDGDNAPITAGNFVDLVEKGVYDGLVFHRVVREPQPFVVQGGDPKGDGTGGYIDPKLKTERRIPLEIKPEGADQPVYGQTITQKPVLTHKLGAVAMARSQMPDSASSQFYFALADLGFLDGNYAVFGYVTEGFDVVNKIQQGDKIDSAKVVKGAENLKVPQ, via the coding sequence ATGCGGTTAAAATTTTCACAATTTTTAGTGCTTCTGTTAATAATTGGTGGTTTGATGTTGACTGGATGTTCGGCTGATCAAGTCGCTTCTAGTACATCTCCCAATTCTACAGCTACCTCCAAGGCAACTGAGACAAGCGCCATACCACGTCTCGAAGGTAAAGCAACTGTAGTGATGACAGTTAAAGGATCACCAATTACCATTGAAGTCGATGGTGATAATGCTCCCATTACTGCGGGAAATTTTGTTGATTTAGTCGAAAAAGGTGTTTACGACGGTTTAGTATTCCATCGGGTTGTGCGTGAACCTCAGCCTTTTGTCGTTCAAGGTGGTGATCCTAAAGGAGATGGAACTGGTGGTTATATAGATCCAAAACTGAAAACCGAACGCCGTATACCCTTAGAAATTAAACCTGAAGGTGCAGATCAACCAGTTTACGGTCAAACAATTACTCAAAAGCCTGTTTTGACTCACAAACTTGGTGCTGTAGCAATGGCAAGATCCCAAATGCCTGATTCTGCTTCTTCTCAGTTTTATTTTGCTCTGGCGGATCTGGGCTTTTTAGATGGTAACTACGCGGTTTTTGGCTATGTAACTGAAGGCTTTGATGTAGTTAATAAAATTCAGCAAGGCGATAAAATTGATTCTGCTAAAGTAGTTAAAGGTGCTGAAAACTTGAAAGTTCCTCAGTAG
- a CDS encoding photosystem I assembly protein Ycf4 — translation MTASTTINKSDRLLHQNVLGSRRLSNYWWATIVSLGASGFLLAGISSYLKVNLLIVTDPTQLVFVPQGLVMGLYGIAGVLLALYLWLVILWDVGGGYNEFNQETGKFKIFRWGFPGKNRQIEIESRIQDIQSVRISIKEGLNPQRALYLRVKGRRDIPLTRVGQPLSLAELETQGAQLARFLGVPLEGL, via the coding sequence ATGACGGCATCAACAACGATTAATAAAAGCGATCGCCTCCTGCATCAAAATGTTCTCGGTTCTCGTCGGTTAAGTAACTACTGGTGGGCAACTATTGTTAGTTTAGGAGCATCCGGCTTTTTATTGGCTGGCATTTCCAGCTATCTCAAAGTCAATTTACTCATTGTCACCGATCCCACTCAACTGGTATTTGTCCCTCAAGGATTGGTGATGGGATTATATGGCATAGCTGGCGTACTGTTAGCTTTATACCTGTGGCTAGTTATTTTATGGGATGTAGGCGGCGGTTACAACGAATTTAACCAGGAAACTGGCAAATTCAAAATCTTTCGCTGGGGTTTTCCTGGTAAAAACCGCCAAATTGAGATTGAAAGCCGCATCCAAGATATACAATCTGTACGTATCTCTATTAAAGAAGGTCTAAATCCTCAACGCGCACTTTACCTGAGAGTCAAGGGAAGAAGGGATATTCCCCTGACACGAGTAGGTCAACCTTTATCTTTGGCTGAGTTGGAAACTCAAGGCGCTCAGTTAGCTCGCTTTTTGGGTGTACCCTTAGAAGGACTTTAG
- the psbD gene encoding photosystem II D2 protein (photosystem q(a) protein), producing MTIAVGRAPSRGWFDVLDDWLKRDRFVFVGWSGVLLFPCAFLALGGWLTGTTFVTSWYTHGLASSYLEGANFLTVAVSTPADSMGHSLLFLWGPEAQGDFTRWCQLGGLWPFVALHGAFGLIGFMLRQFEIARLVGIRPYNALAFSGPIAVFVSVFLMYPLGQSSWFFAPSFGVAAIFRFLLFLQGFHNWTLNPFHMMGVAGILGGALLCAIHGATVENTLFEDGEGSNTFPAFNPTQAEETYSMVTANRFWSQIFGIAFSNKRWLHFFMLFVPVTGLWMSSVGIVGLALNLRAYDFVSQELRAAEDPEFETFYTKNILLNEGIRAWMAPQDQPHEQFVFPEEVLPRGNAL from the coding sequence ATGACCATCGCAGTTGGACGCGCCCCATCAAGAGGGTGGTTTGACGTACTAGACGACTGGTTAAAGCGCGATCGCTTCGTATTTGTAGGCTGGTCAGGTGTTTTATTATTCCCCTGTGCCTTCCTCGCATTAGGCGGTTGGTTAACCGGTACAACCTTCGTTACCTCCTGGTACACCCACGGATTAGCATCCTCCTACTTAGAAGGTGCAAACTTCCTGACAGTAGCAGTATCCACACCCGCAGACAGCATGGGACATTCCCTGTTGTTCCTGTGGGGACCAGAAGCACAAGGTGATTTCACCCGTTGGTGTCAACTCGGTGGTTTATGGCCATTCGTAGCACTGCACGGAGCATTCGGTTTGATTGGCTTCATGTTACGCCAATTTGAAATTGCTAGACTTGTAGGCATTCGTCCTTACAACGCTCTCGCATTTTCCGGTCCCATTGCCGTATTCGTCAGCGTATTCTTGATGTACCCCTTGGGACAATCTAGCTGGTTCTTTGCACCCAGCTTTGGAGTAGCAGCAATCTTCCGTTTCTTATTATTCCTGCAAGGTTTCCACAACTGGACACTCAACCCCTTCCACATGATGGGAGTAGCAGGTATTCTCGGTGGTGCATTACTGTGTGCGATCCACGGTGCAACCGTAGAAAACACCTTATTTGAAGACGGCGAAGGTTCAAACACATTCCCCGCATTCAATCCTACCCAAGCAGAAGAAACCTATTCAATGGTGACAGCAAACCGTTTCTGGTCACAGATTTTCGGTATTGCTTTCTCCAACAAACGCTGGTTACACTTCTTCATGTTGTTTGTACCCGTAACCGGGTTGTGGATGAGTTCAGTAGGTATCGTTGGTTTAGCATTAAACCTGCGGGCTTATGACTTCGTTTCCCAAGAATTACGGGCAGCAGAAGACCCAGAATTTGAAACCTTCTATACCAAAAACATTTTGTTGAACGAGGGTATCCGCGCTTGGATGGCTCCTCAAGATCAACCCCACGAACAATTCGTATTCCCAGAGGAGGTACTACCACGTGGTAACGCTCTCTAA
- the psbC gene encoding photosystem II reaction center protein CP43 encodes MVTLSNRSVIAGGRDQESSGFAWWSGNARLINLSGKLLGAHVAHAGLIVFWAGAMTLFEVAHFIPEKPMYEQGLILLPHVATLGWGVGAGGEVIDTFPYFVVGVLHLISSAVLGFGGIYHAVRGPETLEEYSSFFGYDWKDKNKMTNIIGFHLIILGCGALLLVLKAMFFGGVYDTWAPGGGDVRVITNPTLNPAIIFGYLIKAPFGGEGWIISVDNMEDVIGGHIWIALICISGGIWHIFTKPFAWARRAFIWSGEAYLSYSLGALSMMGFIASVMVWYNNTVYPSEFFGPTGPEASQAQALTFLIRDQRLGANVGSAQGPTGLGKYLMRSPTGEIIFGGETMRFWDFRGPWLEPLRGPNGLDLEKIKNDIQPWQARRAAEYMTHAPLGSLNSVGGVATEINSFNYVSPRAWLATSHFVLGFFFLIGHLWHAGRARAAAGGFERGIDRENEPAYYMKDLD; translated from the coding sequence GTGGTAACGCTCTCTAATAGATCAGTTATAGCCGGTGGCCGTGACCAAGAATCAAGCGGTTTTGCTTGGTGGTCTGGTAACGCTCGTTTAATCAACCTATCTGGTAAACTGCTGGGCGCTCACGTTGCTCACGCTGGTTTGATTGTATTCTGGGCTGGAGCAATGACTTTATTTGAAGTTGCTCACTTTATCCCAGAAAAGCCTATGTATGAACAGGGCTTAATTCTTCTCCCTCACGTTGCAACATTAGGTTGGGGCGTTGGTGCTGGTGGTGAAGTTATCGACACTTTCCCCTACTTTGTTGTAGGTGTACTGCACCTAATTTCTTCCGCTGTTCTCGGTTTTGGCGGTATCTACCACGCTGTACGTGGTCCTGAAACCTTAGAAGAATATTCTTCTTTCTTTGGTTATGACTGGAAAGACAAGAACAAGATGACCAACATCATCGGCTTCCACCTGATCATCTTAGGATGCGGTGCGTTGCTGTTGGTACTGAAGGCTATGTTCTTCGGTGGTGTCTATGACACTTGGGCTCCCGGTGGTGGTGACGTGCGTGTAATCACTAACCCCACCCTCAACCCTGCTATCATCTTTGGTTATCTCATTAAAGCTCCCTTTGGTGGCGAAGGCTGGATTATCAGCGTTGATAACATGGAAGATGTTATCGGCGGTCACATCTGGATTGCTTTAATTTGTATTTCCGGTGGTATTTGGCACATCTTCACCAAGCCTTTTGCTTGGGCGCGTCGTGCTTTTATCTGGTCTGGTGAAGCTTACCTATCCTACAGCTTAGGTGCTTTGTCCATGATGGGCTTTATCGCTTCCGTCATGGTTTGGTATAACAACACCGTTTACCCCAGCGAATTCTTTGGTCCTACTGGTCCTGAAGCTTCTCAAGCACAAGCTTTAACCTTCTTGATTCGTGACCAACGCTTAGGTGCTAACGTTGGTTCTGCTCAAGGTCCTACTGGTCTTGGTAAATACTTGATGCGTTCTCCTACCGGTGAAATCATCTTCGGTGGTGAAACCATGCGTTTCTGGGATTTCCGTGGTCCTTGGTTAGAGCCTCTCCGTGGTCCTAACGGTCTTGACTTAGAAAAAATCAAGAATGATATTCAGCCTTGGCAAGCTCGTCGTGCTGCTGAATACATGACACACGCTCCTCTGGGTTCTTTGAACTCTGTAGGTGGTGTGGCTACTGAAATCAACTCCTTCAACTATGTATCTCCTCGTGCATGGTTGGCTACTTCTCACTTTGTCTTAGGTTTCTTCTTCCTTATCGGTCACTTGTGGCACGCAGGACGCGCTCGTGCTGCTGCTGGTGGTTTTGAGAGAGGTATTGACCGTGAGAACGAACCAGCTTACTACATGAAGGATCTTGACTAG